Proteins from a genomic interval of Pseudomonas asplenii:
- a CDS encoding N-acetylglutaminylglutamine amidotransferase, with protein MCGIAGELRFDQHPADMAALERITHHMAPRGPDAWGFYSQGPLALGHRRLKIMDLSDASAQPMIDPDLGLSLAFNGAVYNFPELRQELEQLGYTFYSGGDTEVLLKGYHAWGEALLPKLNGMFALAIWERDAQRLFIARDRLGVKPLYLSRTDQRLRFASSLPALLQGGDISTLLDPVALNHYLNFHAVVPAPRTLLAGIEKLPPATWLRIDTNGQREQQTWWTLNYGPQADELDLSLEDWRDRVLASTREAVAIRQRAAVDVGVLLSGGVDSSLLVGLLREVGVEQLSTFSIGFQDAGGERGDEFQYSDLIARHYGTQHHQLRIDEREIIEQLPAAFRAMSEPMVSHDCIAFYLLSREVAKHCKVVQSGQGADELFAGYHWYPQVDGAADPWAAYREAFFDRSYDDYAATVQPQWRVAEDAAGEFVREHFNRPGASAAVDKALRLDSTVMLVDDPVKRVDNMTMAWGLEARTPFLDYRLAELSARIPARFKLPDGGKQVLKEAARLVIPSEVIDRKKGYFPVPGLKHLQGDTLEWVRDLLLDPSQDRGLFNPAMLDRLLTDPQGQLTPLRGSKLWQLAALNLWLSEQGI; from the coding sequence ATGTGCGGAATTGCTGGAGAACTACGTTTCGATCAACACCCTGCGGACATGGCCGCCCTTGAGCGGATCACCCATCACATGGCGCCGCGTGGCCCCGATGCCTGGGGTTTCTATAGCCAGGGGCCGCTTGCCCTGGGCCATCGTCGCCTGAAAATCATGGACCTGTCGGATGCCTCGGCGCAGCCGATGATCGACCCCGATCTGGGTCTGTCCCTGGCCTTCAACGGGGCGGTCTACAACTTCCCGGAACTGCGCCAGGAACTGGAACAACTGGGCTATACCTTCTATTCCGGTGGCGACACCGAAGTGCTGCTCAAGGGCTATCACGCCTGGGGCGAGGCCCTGCTGCCCAAGCTCAACGGCATGTTCGCGCTGGCGATCTGGGAGCGCGATGCGCAACGGCTGTTCATCGCCCGCGACCGCCTCGGGGTCAAGCCTCTGTACCTGTCGCGTACCGACCAGCGCCTGCGCTTCGCTTCGAGCCTGCCGGCGTTGCTGCAAGGCGGCGATATCAGCACGCTGCTGGATCCGGTCGCGCTCAATCACTACCTGAACTTCCATGCCGTGGTGCCGGCGCCACGTACCTTGCTGGCCGGCATCGAGAAACTGCCACCGGCAACCTGGCTGCGCATCGACACCAATGGCCAGCGCGAACAGCAGACCTGGTGGACACTGAACTACGGTCCGCAGGCCGACGAACTCGACCTGAGCCTGGAGGACTGGCGCGACCGGGTACTCGCCAGCACCCGCGAGGCCGTGGCGATTCGCCAACGGGCAGCGGTGGATGTCGGCGTGCTGCTGTCCGGCGGCGTCGACTCGAGCCTGCTGGTCGGGCTGCTGCGCGAGGTCGGCGTGGAACAGCTGTCGACCTTCTCCATCGGTTTCCAGGATGCCGGAGGCGAACGCGGCGATGAGTTCCAGTACTCGGATCTGATCGCCCGCCACTACGGCACGCAGCATCACCAGTTGCGCATCGACGAACGGGAAATCATCGAGCAGTTGCCAGCGGCGTTCCGCGCCATGAGCGAGCCGATGGTCAGCCACGACTGTATTGCTTTCTACCTGCTGTCGCGCGAAGTGGCCAAGCACTGCAAGGTGGTGCAGAGCGGCCAGGGTGCCGACGAGCTGTTCGCCGGCTACCACTGGTACCCACAGGTCGACGGTGCCGCCGATCCCTGGGCCGCGTACCGCGAGGCGTTCTTCGACCGCAGCTACGACGACTACGCCGCCACCGTGCAGCCGCAATGGCGGGTCGCGGAAGATGCCGCCGGTGAGTTCGTGCGCGAACACTTCAATCGCCCCGGCGCCTCTGCCGCAGTGGACAAGGCGCTGCGCCTGGACAGCACGGTGATGCTGGTGGACGACCCGGTCAAACGCGTCGACAACATGACCATGGCCTGGGGCCTGGAAGCCCGCACACCCTTTCTCGACTACCGGCTGGCGGAACTCTCGGCACGCATACCCGCGCGGTTCAAGCTGCCGGACGGCGGCAAGCAGGTACTCAAGGAAGCCGCCCGGCTGGTGATCCCCAGCGAGGTCATCGACCGCAAGAAGGGTTACTTCCCGGTGCCCGGCCTCAAGCACCTACAGGGCGACACGCTGGAATGGGTACGCGACCTGCTGCTCGATCCGAGCCAGGACCGTGGTCTCTTCAACCCGGCGATGCTCGACCGCCTGCTGACCGATCCACAAGGACAACTCACCCCGCTGCGCGGCTCCAAGCTGTGGCAATTGGCAGCCCTGAACCTGTGGCTCAGCGAACAAGGAATCTGA
- the mnmC gene encoding bifunctional tRNA (5-methylaminomethyl-2-thiouridine)(34)-methyltransferase MnmD/FAD-dependent 5-carboxymethylaminomethyl-2-thiouridine(34) oxidoreductase MnmC translates to MNRVPPHAQIDWDDQGRPRSRAFDDVYFSDGSGLEETRYVFIEQNRLKERFQALPPGGRLVIGETGFGTGLNFLCAWQLFDQHAPAGTRLHFVSVEKYPLSHADLQRALALWPELAPFAAALLKQYVAIHAGFQRLLLDDGRVSLTLLIGDALEQLPLLDAQIDAWFLDGFAPAKNPEMWTPELFAELARLAAPGSTLSTFTSTGWVRRSLNAAGFKMKRTPGIGHKWEILRGEFIGWPQDVAAPAPVRPWFAHPGQVVETRRALVIGGGLAGCASAASLAARGWQVTLLERRDALAQEASGNPQGVLYLKLSAHGTALSQLILSGFGHTRRLLEHLHKGLDWDGCGVLQLAFDEKEAARQAQLAAAFSPDLVHLLDRETAQAQAGVGLEHGGLFFPEGGWVHPPALCVWQAKHPHIDVRLHSDALDLRRVDGQWQAWDAETLLASAPVAILAGAAEVKRFAAAASLPLKRIRGQITRLAQTADSRALRTVVCAEGYVAPARLGEHTLGASFDFNSEDLTPTTAEHLGNLALLEEVSADLSRRLHAAEQDPQQLQGRAAYRCTSPDYLPIIGPLADAAQFADTYEVLAKDARQVPQLPCPWLEGLYINSGHGSRGLITAPLSGELLAAWLENEPLPLPRAVAEACHPNRFAWRALTRGKARPGNSG, encoded by the coding sequence ATGAACCGCGTACCACCGCACGCCCAGATCGACTGGGACGACCAGGGACGGCCCCGTTCCCGGGCGTTCGATGATGTGTATTTTTCCGATGGCTCGGGCCTGGAAGAAACCCGCTATGTCTTCATCGAACAGAATCGTCTGAAAGAGCGGTTCCAGGCCCTGCCGCCCGGTGGCCGGCTGGTGATCGGCGAGACCGGTTTCGGCACCGGTCTGAATTTTCTCTGCGCCTGGCAACTGTTCGACCAGCATGCGCCGGCGGGTACGCGGCTGCATTTCGTCAGCGTCGAAAAGTACCCGCTGAGCCACGCCGACCTGCAACGCGCCCTGGCGCTATGGCCGGAGCTGGCGCCCTTCGCCGCTGCCCTGCTCAAGCAGTATGTGGCGATCCATGCGGGCTTCCAGCGCCTGCTGCTGGACGACGGGCGGGTCAGCCTGACCCTGCTGATCGGCGATGCCCTGGAACAGTTGCCCCTGCTGGACGCGCAGATCGATGCCTGGTTTCTCGACGGTTTCGCCCCGGCGAAGAACCCCGAGATGTGGACTCCCGAACTGTTCGCCGAACTGGCACGACTGGCGGCCCCCGGTTCGACTCTCAGCACCTTTACCAGCACCGGCTGGGTACGGCGCTCGCTGAACGCCGCCGGCTTCAAGATGAAACGGACACCCGGCATCGGCCACAAGTGGGAGATCCTGCGGGGCGAGTTTATCGGCTGGCCGCAAGACGTGGCGGCGCCCGCGCCGGTGCGCCCCTGGTTTGCCCACCCCGGGCAGGTTGTCGAAACGCGGCGGGCCCTGGTCATCGGCGGCGGCCTGGCCGGGTGTGCCAGCGCCGCGAGCCTGGCCGCGCGAGGCTGGCAGGTAACGCTGCTGGAGCGCCGCGATGCCCTGGCCCAGGAGGCCTCGGGCAACCCCCAGGGCGTGCTCTATCTCAAACTGTCGGCCCACGGCACCGCATTGTCGCAGCTGATTCTCAGCGGCTTCGGTCATACCCGACGCCTGCTCGAACACTTGCACAAGGGCCTCGACTGGGACGGTTGCGGTGTCCTGCAACTGGCCTTCGATGAGAAGGAAGCCGCACGCCAGGCTCAGTTGGCCGCGGCCTTCAGCCCCGACCTGGTGCATCTGCTGGATCGCGAGACAGCCCAGGCACAAGCCGGCGTCGGCCTCGAACACGGCGGGCTGTTCTTTCCCGAGGGTGGCTGGGTGCATCCGCCGGCACTATGCGTCTGGCAGGCCAAGCATCCGCACATCGATGTCCGCCTGCACAGCGACGCCCTGGACCTGCGCCGAGTCGACGGCCAGTGGCAGGCGTGGGATGCCGAGACCCTGCTGGCTAGCGCCCCGGTGGCGATTCTGGCCGGCGCCGCCGAGGTGAAGCGCTTTGCCGCCGCAGCGTCATTGCCGCTCAAGCGCATTCGCGGGCAGATCACCCGCCTGGCCCAGACCGCCGACAGCCGTGCCTTGAGGACCGTGGTCTGTGCCGAAGGCTACGTCGCCCCGGCGCGTCTCGGCGAACATACCCTGGGCGCCAGCTTCGACTTCAACAGCGAGGACCTGACCCCGACCACCGCCGAACACCTCGGCAACCTGGCGCTGCTGGAAGAAGTTTCCGCCGACCTGTCCCGGCGTCTGCATGCCGCCGAGCAGGACCCGCAACAGTTGCAGGGGCGAGCCGCCTACCGTTGCACCAGCCCGGACTACCTGCCGATCATCGGTCCCCTGGCCGACGCCGCGCAGTTCGCCGACACCTACGAGGTGCTGGCCAAGGATGCACGCCAGGTACCACAACTGCCCTGCCCCTGGCTGGAGGGGCTGTACATCAACAGCGGCCATGGCTCACGCGGCCTGATCACCGCGCCGCTGTCGGGCGAACTGCTCGCCGCCTGGCTGGAAAACGAGCCGTTGCCGCTGCCCCGTGCGGTCGCCGAAGCCTGTCACCCGAATCGTTTCGCCTGGCGCGCCCTCACCCGTGGCAAGGCACGCCCCGGCAACAGCGGTTGA
- a CDS encoding NEL-type E3 ubiquitin ligase domain-containing protein, whose amino-acid sequence MSAVTPPALDEHSENEEVIRANAPDWLLQARTEDIGQLREYLRNSQLFKEEVLFRLKALKPVRAFCEPMLEQALLKRFGPGLDVHKDALFVADRWPHLPAPFVPQGAVPITYTRHSLLEAALQNFEAGEVLAPQSYIHLSGEPKPTLTPAALVELVRELDLGGLYQQHLCNVFHLPIQPGQQSDEDGQRIEFALAQQRKADLLVDACSACMKKDIDTDAYQQLCALIESNTRVAADGSRIQVNELRMLGIKLSGVRLFTLQAGSSDGGVGADRGLLVHVPNDPRCRFKHYPSLEAFRAELCQRLWEPSYEAFFSGLVGQVELPGFLSALRKCLARPVTGADGKPSSVLDPQADLQLKLLVTTEGLFSLLCRQQIQRLQDDARHVAVPTEDVDQAARTARYQARLGVGLTVLNLAAFANPWLGLLMMGVAVGELLAEVYEGYQDWQDGEHDEAIAHMMSVAEDIATMLALGAALHVGGKLVGNLFKRTSAFFDELVPVRSSDGRYRLWQASLEPYVHDEPRFTRHEPDRQGFYRGDVADDGHRYLAIAGRPYRAYRDDAAGGWRLRHRSRKAAYEPLLEHNGAGGWKLVHEWPGQWQDPLYLMRRLGPELGLLEDEDIERVLAIHRLDEPLLRRLHIERRGIPAALLDSIRRFRLDRELSWLAAPADAPPAAARALLDVQLQILPDLPGWPRSGTILLVDGSGASIHEYGADLTSRPLPMRVSAPALEADGLQVIIDELGPSRCATLLGTSVPPGQEVAHLERALQAHVGTHRQALFERLYRLRWLIDSGVPESLRQRFPELPDGVLREAIAQSDVSVRDRLLLSARLPLQLVEDVSGIACTLRVDRALEGGFLRSASNPDTARLQLPRFADLSGWPADLRLEVRQGSVAGPLLAEMGKVELPRRRVLVRTQRGYQAFDGVGRELGSAVSGTDALSAVVLNTLSVAERMAMGFRLEEEDQLHKTLINLAMAHPQAAQEEALGLSPRKPGAQPAFWRRAERADCTRVRRGAGESSRRRLRRVTWLYPDFCEAEAQAFLLLLGDDSARVHNRIRTLELELRQLCSTLSDWHGGAVDQPERYIWLGGMQENRRQAAQILERCWRRQTPKTYDDNGVVIGHGLSLEGLRVASLPDLPEGISFEHVTELSLKSMDLQSLPGGFLGRFPKLRKLELGNNRLESLPVEIAEMSELRELHLQDNRIVLDQASADRIANLRHLEVLNLNGNPDVGLLDVGRLPHLRRLLLRGTGIDHLPTGLLTRTSLSVADLRGNLIQALPSELYEAPWPITRRIILRYNPLGQANQSPLAAYRLRTGITFGIPESELALDEYSSRLRWLADIEGERRTRLQALWQDLWHEPGSQELFDLLGRLSGSADYLKTRADLVRRVWEVLEAAAEDGALRRELFELTANPMTCVDSAAQNFSHLEVRVLQAKARAQATQEEEPSQLLKLARGLFRLEQIDDIAREHVRALKEQPEVPTTRSVDEVEVHLAYRVGLGRLMHLPGQPKDMLFSSLASVSEAQLLAAQQRILAAEQTPSLTAFIAGRDFWIDYLKKQHPREFSRFNQPFHDQEELMLRQSPDMLSEKYFRRLSTLMDTHKVEEQQFLTRLTRLELDKHPTPAPGT is encoded by the coding sequence ATGTCAGCAGTGACCCCGCCCGCGCTCGACGAGCACAGCGAAAATGAGGAAGTGATCCGGGCAAACGCCCCCGACTGGTTGTTGCAGGCACGCACCGAGGACATCGGGCAATTGCGCGAATACCTGCGCAACAGTCAGTTGTTCAAGGAAGAGGTACTGTTCCGGCTCAAGGCGCTGAAGCCAGTTCGTGCCTTCTGCGAGCCGATGCTCGAACAGGCGCTGCTGAAGCGCTTCGGGCCGGGGCTGGATGTGCACAAGGATGCGTTGTTCGTGGCTGATCGCTGGCCGCACTTGCCAGCACCGTTCGTCCCTCAGGGGGCCGTTCCGATAACGTATACCCGTCACAGCCTGCTGGAGGCGGCGTTGCAGAACTTCGAGGCGGGTGAAGTGCTTGCTCCGCAATCGTATATCCACCTGTCAGGCGAACCGAAACCGACGCTGACTCCGGCTGCGTTGGTCGAGTTGGTACGCGAGTTGGACCTCGGTGGACTGTATCAACAGCATCTGTGCAACGTCTTCCACCTGCCAATACAGCCTGGGCAGCAGTCGGATGAAGACGGACAGCGAATCGAGTTCGCCCTGGCGCAGCAACGCAAGGCCGACCTGCTGGTGGATGCCTGCAGCGCCTGTATGAAGAAGGACATCGACACCGACGCCTATCAACAGCTGTGCGCACTGATCGAATCCAACACCCGTGTTGCCGCCGACGGTTCGCGGATTCAGGTCAACGAGTTGCGCATGCTCGGGATCAAACTCTCGGGCGTCCGCCTGTTCACGCTGCAGGCCGGGTCGTCGGACGGTGGTGTGGGCGCCGATCGCGGACTGTTGGTGCATGTTCCCAACGATCCGCGCTGTCGTTTCAAACATTATCCTTCGCTTGAGGCCTTTCGCGCCGAGTTGTGTCAGCGTCTCTGGGAACCTTCCTATGAGGCGTTTTTCAGCGGACTGGTCGGGCAAGTCGAACTGCCAGGGTTTTTGTCGGCGTTGCGCAAATGCCTGGCTCGCCCTGTCACCGGTGCCGATGGCAAGCCCAGCAGCGTGTTGGACCCACAGGCCGACCTGCAATTGAAGTTGTTGGTGACGACTGAAGGGCTGTTCTCCCTGCTTTGTCGGCAGCAGATACAGCGCTTGCAGGACGATGCCCGCCACGTCGCGGTCCCGACCGAGGACGTCGATCAGGCGGCCCGTACGGCCCGCTACCAGGCCCGCCTGGGCGTGGGCCTGACCGTGCTCAACCTGGCCGCCTTCGCCAATCCCTGGCTCGGCCTGTTGATGATGGGCGTGGCGGTCGGCGAACTGCTGGCCGAGGTGTATGAGGGGTATCAGGATTGGCAGGATGGCGAGCACGACGAGGCGATTGCCCACATGATGTCCGTCGCCGAGGACATCGCGACGATGCTCGCCCTGGGCGCAGCGCTGCACGTGGGCGGCAAGCTGGTCGGTAACCTGTTTAAGCGGACCTCGGCGTTTTTCGACGAACTGGTGCCGGTGCGTTCGAGCGATGGACGCTACCGGCTGTGGCAGGCAAGTCTCGAACCCTATGTGCACGACGAGCCGCGTTTCACCCGGCATGAGCCGGATCGCCAGGGCTTCTATCGCGGGGATGTCGCCGATGACGGGCATCGTTATCTGGCGATCGCCGGTCGACCGTATCGCGCCTATCGGGATGACGCCGCCGGCGGCTGGCGCCTGCGCCATCGCAGCCGTAAGGCAGCCTATGAGCCGTTGTTGGAACACAACGGTGCCGGCGGTTGGAAACTGGTTCATGAATGGCCAGGGCAATGGCAGGACCCGCTCTATCTGATGCGTCGACTCGGACCGGAGCTCGGTTTGCTGGAGGACGAGGATATCGAACGGGTCCTGGCGATCCATCGGCTCGATGAACCGTTGCTGCGGCGTTTGCACATCGAGCGGCGCGGCATCCCGGCAGCGTTGCTCGATTCGATCCGGCGCTTTCGGTTGGACCGCGAATTGAGCTGGCTGGCCGCTCCCGCCGATGCCCCGCCGGCGGCGGCCCGTGCGCTGCTGGACGTGCAGTTGCAGATCCTGCCGGACCTGCCGGGTTGGCCCCGCAGTGGCACGATCCTGCTGGTGGATGGTTCCGGCGCGTCGATCCACGAGTACGGCGCGGACCTGACCTCGCGACCATTGCCGATGCGGGTTTCGGCCCCGGCGCTCGAGGCTGACGGGTTGCAGGTGATCATCGATGAGTTAGGGCCTTCCAGGTGCGCGACGCTGCTCGGGACGTCAGTGCCGCCCGGTCAGGAGGTGGCACACTTGGAGCGTGCGTTGCAGGCGCATGTCGGTACCCATCGCCAGGCGCTGTTCGAGCGGCTCTACCGGCTGCGTTGGCTGATCGACAGCGGGGTACCGGAAAGTTTGCGTCAGCGCTTCCCCGAGTTGCCGGATGGAGTGCTGCGAGAGGCCATCGCGCAGTCCGATGTCAGCGTTCGGGACCGTCTGTTGCTCAGCGCACGGCTGCCCCTGCAACTGGTTGAAGATGTCAGCGGCATCGCCTGCACGCTGCGCGTCGACCGGGCGCTGGAGGGCGGCTTCCTGCGTTCGGCGAGCAATCCGGATACCGCCAGGTTGCAGTTACCCCGGTTCGCTGACCTGTCGGGTTGGCCCGCCGATCTGCGCCTGGAGGTACGCCAAGGCAGTGTCGCCGGTCCGTTGCTGGCCGAGATGGGCAAGGTTGAGCTGCCCAGGCGGCGGGTATTGGTCAGGACTCAGCGCGGTTATCAGGCCTTCGACGGGGTAGGCCGGGAGCTTGGCTCAGCGGTTTCCGGTACCGATGCCCTGAGTGCCGTGGTGCTGAACACGCTGAGCGTGGCTGAACGCATGGCCATGGGGTTCAGGCTGGAAGAGGAGGACCAGTTGCACAAAACGCTGATCAACCTGGCAATGGCACATCCGCAGGCGGCACAGGAAGAGGCTCTTGGCCTGTCCCCGAGAAAACCAGGTGCTCAGCCGGCCTTTTGGCGGCGCGCCGAGCGGGCCGATTGCACGCGCGTCAGGCGCGGAGCGGGCGAGAGTAGCCGGCGCAGGCTACGTCGGGTGACCTGGCTGTACCCTGATTTCTGCGAGGCCGAGGCACAGGCTTTCCTGCTGTTGCTGGGCGACGATTCGGCACGGGTCCACAACCGGATCCGCACGCTGGAATTGGAACTGCGCCAGCTCTGTTCGACCTTGAGCGACTGGCACGGTGGCGCCGTCGACCAACCGGAGCGCTACATCTGGCTCGGCGGCATGCAGGAAAACCGCAGGCAGGCCGCGCAGATCCTCGAGCGCTGTTGGCGGCGGCAAACGCCCAAGACCTATGACGACAATGGCGTGGTGATCGGTCATGGCCTGAGTCTGGAGGGGCTGCGGGTCGCGAGCCTGCCGGATCTGCCCGAAGGCATCAGTTTCGAGCATGTCACTGAACTGTCGTTGAAAAGCATGGACCTGCAGAGTCTTCCTGGCGGCTTCCTCGGGCGCTTTCCCAAGTTGCGCAAGCTCGAGCTGGGCAACAATCGACTGGAGTCGTTGCCGGTGGAGATTGCCGAGATGAGCGAACTACGGGAACTGCACCTGCAGGATAACCGCATCGTTCTCGACCAGGCCTCGGCCGACCGTATCGCCAATCTGCGCCACCTGGAGGTCCTGAATCTGAACGGCAACCCTGATGTCGGCCTGCTGGATGTCGGTCGGTTGCCGCATTTGCGTCGTTTGCTGTTGCGCGGGACGGGCATCGATCACCTGCCGACGGGCCTGTTGACGCGTACCAGCCTGTCCGTGGCGGACCTGCGCGGCAATCTGATCCAGGCCTTGCCCAGTGAACTCTATGAGGCGCCGTGGCCCATCACTCGGCGTATCATCCTGCGTTACAACCCACTGGGGCAGGCCAACCAGAGTCCGTTGGCCGCCTACCGCTTGCGCACCGGTATCACCTTCGGCATACCCGAGTCCGAACTGGCACTGGACGAATACAGCTCGCGCCTGCGCTGGCTGGCCGATATCGAAGGTGAGCGACGGACGCGCCTGCAAGCGCTGTGGCAGGACCTGTGGCATGAGCCGGGTAGCCAGGAACTGTTCGATCTGCTCGGGCGCCTGAGCGGCAGTGCGGACTACCTCAAGACCCGTGCCGACCTCGTGCGGCGGGTCTGGGAGGTGCTGGAGGCGGCGGCCGAAGACGGGGCGTTGCGCCGCGAGCTGTTCGAGCTGACGGCCAATCCGATGACCTGTGTCGACAGCGCCGCGCAAAATTTCAGCCATCTGGAAGTCCGCGTGCTACAGGCCAAGGCCCGGGCGCAGGCGACACAGGAGGAAGAACCGAGCCAGTTGCTCAAGTTGGCGCGGGGCCTGTTTCGGCTGGAGCAGATCGATGACATCGCCCGCGAGCATGTGCGGGCGTTGAAGGAACAGCCGGAGGTGCCCACGACCCGTTCGGTCGACGAAGTCGAGGTGCACCTGGCGTACCGGGTAGGCTTGGGGCGCCTGATGCATTTACCCGGGCAGCCAAAGGACATGCTGTTCAGTTCCCTTGCCTCGGTTTCCGAGGCGCAGCTCCTGGCGGCGCAACAGCGCATCCTGGCGGCCGAGCAGACGCCGAGCCTGACGGCGTTCATCGCCGGGCGCGATTTCTGGATCGACTACCTGAAAAAGCAGCACCCGCGTGAGTTTTCCCGGTTCAACCAGCCGTTCCATGATCAGGAGGAGCTGATGCTGCGCCAGTCTCCCGACATGCTCAGCGAGAAGTATTTCCGGCGGCTGTCGACCCTGATGGACACCCACAAGGTCGAGGAACAGCAGTTTCTGACCCGCTTGACCCGCCTGGAGCTGGACAAGCATCCCACGCCAGCACCTGGCACCTGA
- the pap gene encoding polyphosphate:AMP phosphotransferase — protein sequence MFESAEIGHAIDKDTFEAEVPALREALLEAQFELQQQKRFPVIVLINGIEGAGKGETVKLLNEWMDPRLIEVRTFDQQTDEELAHPPAWRYWRLLPAKGRMGVFFGNWYSQMLQGRVHGLFKDAVLDQAIAGAERLEKMLCDEGALIFKFWFHLSKKQMKARLKALKDDPLHSWRISPLDWQQSQTYDTFVHFGERVLRRTSRDYAPWHVIEGVDPHYRSLTVGKILLEGLQAALKKSRNTSAPNTAPLPSAVDQMSLLDSLDMSLALDKAYYEEQLITEQARLSGLMRDKRMRKHALVAVFEGNDAAGKGGAIRRLAAALDPRQYSIVPIAAPSEDERAQPYLWRFWRQIPARGKFTVFDRSWYGRVLVERVEGFCSTDDWMRAYGEINDFEEQLSDAGVIVVKFWLAIDKETQLERFQQREDIPFKRFKITEDDWRNRDKWDLYRAAVGDMVDRTSTEISPWTLVEANDKRWARVKVLRTINQAIEKAFAQHDKQDKKGKKAGKVK from the coding sequence ATGTTCGAATCCGCTGAAATCGGTCACGCCATCGATAAAGACACCTTCGAAGCCGAAGTGCCCGCCCTGCGCGAGGCCTTGCTCGAAGCCCAGTTCGAATTGCAGCAGCAGAAGCGTTTCCCGGTGATCGTGCTGATCAACGGCATCGAGGGCGCTGGCAAGGGCGAAACCGTCAAGCTGCTCAATGAATGGATGGACCCGCGCCTGATCGAGGTGCGTACCTTCGACCAGCAGACTGACGAGGAACTGGCTCATCCCCCGGCCTGGCGCTACTGGCGCCTGCTGCCGGCCAAGGGCCGGATGGGGGTGTTTTTCGGTAACTGGTACAGCCAGATGCTGCAGGGACGGGTACACGGCCTGTTCAAGGACGCGGTGCTGGATCAGGCGATTGCCGGTGCCGAGCGGCTGGAGAAGATGCTCTGCGACGAAGGTGCGTTGATCTTCAAGTTCTGGTTCCACCTTTCCAAGAAGCAGATGAAGGCTCGGCTCAAGGCCCTCAAGGACGATCCGCTGCACAGCTGGCGCATCAGCCCGCTGGATTGGCAGCAGTCGCAGACCTACGACACCTTCGTGCATTTCGGTGAGCGGGTGCTGCGCCGCACCAGCCGCGACTACGCGCCCTGGCATGTGATCGAGGGCGTCGACCCGCACTACCGCAGCCTGACCGTCGGCAAGATCCTGCTGGAAGGCTTGCAGGCCGCGTTGAAAAAATCCCGCAACACCTCCGCGCCGAATACCGCGCCGTTGCCATCGGCAGTTGACCAGATGAGCCTGCTCGACAGCCTGGACATGAGCCTGGCACTGGACAAGGCCTACTATGAGGAACAACTGATCACCGAACAGGCACGACTGTCGGGGCTGATGCGCGACAAGCGCATGCGCAAGCACGCCCTGGTCGCGGTCTTCGAAGGTAACGACGCGGCTGGCAAGGGCGGGGCGATTCGCCGCCTGGCTGCAGCGCTGGATCCGCGCCAGTACAGCATTGTACCGATTGCCGCGCCCAGCGAGGACGAGCGGGCCCAGCCTTATCTGTGGCGTTTCTGGCGACAGATCCCGGCGCGTGGCAAGTTCACCGTGTTCGATCGCTCCTGGTATGGCCGGGTGCTGGTGGAACGGGTCGAGGGCTTCTGCAGCACCGACGACTGGATGCGCGCCTATGGCGAAATCAACGACTTCGAGGAGCAACTGAGCGATGCCGGGGTGATCGTGGTCAAGTTCTGGCTGGCCATCGACAAAGAGACCCAACTGGAGCGCTTCCAGCAGCGCGAGGACATTCCCTTCAAACGCTTCAAGATCACCGAGGACGACTGGCGCAATCGCGACAAGTGGGACCTTTATCGCGCGGCAGTGGGCGACATGGTCGACCGCACCAGCACCGAGATTTCACCCTGGACGCTGGTGGAAGCCAACGACAAGCGCTGGGCGCGGGTCAAGGTGCTGCGCACGATCAATCAGGCCATCGAGAAGGCCTTCGCCCAGCACGACAAGCAGGACAAGAAAGGCAAGAAGGCTGGCAAGGTGAAGTAG